The Trichosurus vulpecula isolate mTriVul1 chromosome 4, mTriVul1.pri, whole genome shotgun sequence genome contains a region encoding:
- the TSPAN1 gene encoding tetraspanin-1, producing MSCFTFLKVTMVIFNLLIFICGAVLLGVGIWVSVDGASFLKIFGTVSASAMQFVNVGYFLIAAGCVLVVLGFLGCYGAHKESKCILLTFFSILLIIFIAEIAAAVVALVYTSLAETLLSSLVVSVIREDYGKQSDITQVWNSTMEGLHCCGFNNYTDFEGSPFYQTYNSFPSYCCANETTSCSKEEASQSEVKGCFRQLLYEIHTNAAVVGGVAAGFAALELAAMAVSMYLYCKQDKV from the exons ATGAGTTGCTTTACCTTCCTGAAGGTCACCATGGTTATCTTTAACCTCCTCATCTTT ATCTGTGGTGCAGTTCTGCTGGGAGTGGGAATATGGGTGTCTGTGGATGGTGCTTCCTTCCTGAAGATCTTCGGGACGGTGTCGGCCAGTGCCATGCAATTTGTGAATGTGGGCTACTTCCTGATCGCTGCGGGCTGTGTCCTGGTGGTGCTTGGCTTCCTAGGGTGCTATGGGGCCCACAAGGAGAGCAAATGTATACTGTTAACG TTTTTCTCCATCCTGCTCATAATATTCATTGCTGAGATCGCTGCTGCTGTGGTTGCCCTGGTCTACACCTCCCTG GCCGAGACCCTGCTCAGCTCCTTGGTTGTATCTGTGATCAGGGAGGACTACGGCAAACAATCGGACATCACCCAAGTATGGAACAGCACCATGGAAGGG CTCCATTGCTGTGGTTTCAACAACTACACAGACTTTGAAGGCTCCCCCTTCTACCAGACGTACAATAGCTTTCCCTCATACTGCTGTGCCAATGAAACCACCTCCTGTTCTAAAGAAGAGGCCTCCCAGTCTGAGGTCAAG GGCTGTTTTCGGCAGCTCTTGTACGAAATTCACACCAATGCCGCAGTTGTGGGTGGCGTGGCTGCTGGCTTTGCGGCGCTAGAG cTGGCTGCCATGGCAGTGTCCATGTACCTGTACTGCAAACAGGACAAAGTCTGA